Within Telopea speciosissima isolate NSW1024214 ecotype Mountain lineage chromosome 8, Tspe_v1, whole genome shotgun sequence, the genomic segment ACTTATGGTTCTTATCTGGCTGATTCTTAACCGATTCCATTAGAAACCTCAAAAAAATTCATTTCTTCCTTCGTCAAGAGTTGATTTCTTCTATGATTCACATCCAAATCTATTCAAATTTGGATATTCTTACAAATTTCGATTGCTCTACACATCCACGGGCTCTGATCACGTCAAAGTCACTGGATTTGTAGATCTAAACTGTCCAAAACTCACTTCTTTCGCCTTGCAATCTAAAGGTGAGTGAATCggaaatttttatatttttggggtCGAAGAGGataggaagagggagaagatgaTAGTGAAATTTACCCCTCCATtttaattcaataaatcaaTTTAAAAGGGTAAGTAAAATGATAGTGAAATAAACCACTTCACTCTTCATAGTAACGGATAAAAGAAgccataataataatacaaaatCCCAACATTTAAGAGCAGGTTACCATGCCATCAAGACATGCACCAAGTAGTGGTAGAGCCTTATAAAATCTCTAATAGCAATGGTTAAATTTAAATCTCCATTTATTGTGTGTCCATCAGTCCATCTCAGAACTGGCCACCAAGAACTCCATGGTTTTCCATTTTCCTGTTAGAACTGCTTGTAAGGTTGAGAGATTGTAGAGACTAGACTGGAAGAGCTTTCTTTGAGATAATATCGAAGGATATCCCATTTTGCTGGAGTCCTTCCTGGAGATCAGTTGGGCCAAAAACAATCCCAGGCGGGAAGACACCTCCTCTGGGCAGGTTGTTGCGCCTATTTAATACTGTAAGAGCACACTGAAGTAAGATAATAGGAGTTGTCAAGTATCCAATCTCTGGTCCCATAACTCTGGTAATTATCTCTGTATCTGGTTTTCTGTTTCCCTGTGAAGCAAGACTACCGTCACTGTAACCATGTCCAATGAACCACATTTTGAATGAAGCACTTTCAACTTCTTCCTCAGTTGGACCTGTCTTCCTAAACCCCCCAAGGCTGAAAATGGAGGGAAACTTTAACAGTAGCCTCCTCCCAAAAGAAATTCTACCAAATAGACCGATGAAGATCCCAACTATGATAATTGGTATAATTCCCAACAGAGACTTGAAGCCTATCTTCACCCCAAAATGGGCCGGCTTCACCTTTGACCAGAAATTCTTCCTACACTCCATCTGCTCCTCACCTTCATCAACCCCAGGAAGGCCATGTGGGTTTTCTGTCAGAGTTGCGAGTGTTCTCCGCACAACAATGGAGTCTGCTGAAGGTAGTCTTAGTGCCCAAAGGTCAATTGTCTTCTGGTGTTCTATAATTGGCCCTGTCGGAGGAGGGGGCCCAGGAATCTGCAAAACACagttttttttaacaaatataTGAATGTTTCTTGTGAATGTTACATAGATCAAGTGGGAATAAAGTTGATAGTGAGTACCAGATTAACATCAATTATTAATGGTTTTCTTCTGTATGTTTCAAAGAATCTGACCCCCTTCTTGAGCTGTGGTGTATCATCACAAAAGATTGCTCCAGTATATATTATTGAGGCTAGTCATTCTGGTCTAATGTACCTAACTTTTGAACTATGGAATTTTATACCATGATGTCTACCCCATTCTCCAACTGTTTTGAAAATATGTGAAAACAGATCTCAGAAATCTCCAATCTTGGATCCATCAGAAGATGGTTCTTGTTCCCCGCACATTGACCAAAGCCCTAGACATGGATCCACCCTAATGTCAAGTATACCTAATTGTTTCCCGAACTAAGATATCACCAAATACACCATTATTTAACATCCAAAAAACACTTGCTGTAAAGAACTAAAGTCAGCTTGAGGTGGCACTTCCTGGCACAAGCAACAAATTGACATGATTTGCACATGGTTAGCGGGTTTGGGTCAGCGATAATCATGTTTGGTCCAGTTCAGCTCAACATGCTTCACCAGTTTACTGAAAGGTTCATCTCTTGGTTGAGGAACTGTAACCCTCTCAACCCCTATCactttttgacattttttttattagtactGAAGGTTTAGGGTTAGGACTGTGTGGTGCAGGTTCTTATTAAATGGTATGAATCAAATTAGAAAATTAGATTTTAGAGACTACCAAACAGGTCATGTTAAGCTGATCACTTTGGCATGTGGAATGTGTTAAACTGAACATAACTCATGTAGTAAACAGGTCAATCCTGTCATGTTCATGCTACAATGTCAATAAACAGGTCATGCTCATGTTGAGGTTTTCAACCTGTTCACTGAATATGTTGTGTGCCTTGTCACAATCTGGAGGCAAAATTGCCTCCCAATCTCATGAAACTGGTTTGCTATCATTGCAGTTCAATGGTTTGCAAATGTAGGTAAGAAAGAAGTAGGGCTACAGGGCAATGCGGTAATACACAATTTCCCCAATGTAAAGCAACcttaaattaaaacaagagagaagaaaaaaaggaacatCAAATAATGTCTAAGAGGCACAAAAAAACTCATGCTCATGCACATCCTCTGGAATGAGTCAAAACAAAATTACCATGACGACATCAACATACATAATCTGATTTCAAGAACTCAAACTGCATCTAATAgtttataaaaagaaaggacagATGACTCCTATTATCATGAAAGAATAATCTTAAGGATCGTTGCATTAACAGTGTAGCTTCAAGATGGAATGAAAAAAGCTAGACTAACTAGCACTCTTTAGATAAATAAGCATCATGAGTTTACAGtcgaaaaacaaagaaagtaaCAGGAAACAGTGGAGTCTCAAGAAAGGTAAAATCTTATCATAAAGCAAGTAAACAACCCAGCACAGAACTTGGTCAATTGCATTAACATTGGCATATCTCCAAAATTACCCACCCATCTAAAAGGGAAATCATGAAAACCCATATTCAAGAAGGGAAGCATAGGGGGTTTCAGAACCTCAAGGCCCCTCCATtcttcaattttcctttttttttttttttttttccccttctaggtttttcaaagaaataaCTGAACTGCTATTGGATACTTAAGTCTCTCTCAAGATTCTCAGTAGCCACCATTCAAGAAAGATTGTTATTGTAATATTGTCTTCACTTATTTATCTATCTCACCAATTTTCCTTCTTTGGCATAGTCTGCCAGTAATGAATCAACAAGCTAAACTTCCTTCTCAAAAGAAAGGAGAATGGAAACACAATCGGAAGATTCAGAACCCTAATCTGAAAAATGCTTAAAATGAGGGATCCAGTCGACCGTAACCTTTCACATTGAATGAGGGAAATAGAGAACggccaaaaagagagagagagagagagagagagagatcttaccgCCAGCCTAGCTCTTCTGGGTCTAGACCTCCTCAACTCCTGCAACTGCTTCATGTTAGCAACACCCAAAACGGCCGACTCGAAGGTCCCGATATTCCCAACTATCCTCTTCTTTGACTCCAAATTCAAATACGCCTCAACTCGGTAAGGTACCGCTGGTGGTTCCCATTGCCTCGAATTGAACATTAATCCCAGTTCCGCTGGAACCGAATCATACCCACATGCAGAAACAACCAAGGATCCTTTCTCCATCGCCTTCTCATGGTAAATTGCCTCCATTCTCTCCATGAATTCAGGCTCACCAGTTATGTCCAGATAATCACAACCCGCTTCGACACAAGCAGAGACGACGGGTTCTCCATAGAGGCGAAAGGGACCGACGCAATTCAAGACGAGCTTGGTTCTACTGCAAAGCTCTCGAAGTGAAGTTGGGTCAGAGACATCGGCTTTGATGATGGGAATGGAAGGAGGGGATGCCAATTGAGCTGCCCATTTCAGAGCTTCATCCACTTTGGCGGGATCCCGGCCAGCTAGGGCTATTGTTTTGAGGGGAGACGAAGGTGTGTTGAGGAATTTCAGAGCTTCCCTCACTACGTATTTGCCTGTAAAACCAGAGGCGCCGAGGATTACCAAGTCGTAATAGTTGTGGGGCTTGTGCTCTTCTTGTTGTTGGTGATGTAGAGgttcttccattttttatctCAGGGCTTTGGGAGGAGAAGCTGTGAGAATTCGGATTCGCAACTGATGATGGGAGAGAACAACTGAGAAGAGCTGCGAAATTGTAACTAAGAAGAAAGTAGTTCCGAGTCTTCTGACTTCTGAGATGGTCTACAATGGCGGCTGACGTGGCGGTCCATATGATTGACTACAAGATGGCGACCGGCCACCCTACTATCTGTCCTGAATAACGATGGAGTCTCATTGGGTATTAGCTTCAAAAGGTTCCAGTGTGACCCATCAATGAGGGCTCTTCCACAATCATAGTTTATTTTCCTCTGTTTATTGGTTGGAGATCTTTTGAAATCTCTGAATTTTTAGATGATGAAATCGAATTTTGTCGGATTAAAAGAATTTGTATGAAAATGCAaacaattcttttcttttgaatttttttctcaaattgcACATTGCTGCAAATAATAGTAGTatgcaaaatttaaaaatattttaacacaatattttaaaaacatGTTTGAAAATCAATTCAAGCATCTTCAAATTATCTTTTATATCCAAGAAAATGAATTTGGGATACGTCTAAGATAACTATTAATATAGGAGTATCTATGCCTTGTCGAAATAAAGCAGTTATTTGAATCTGAATAActcttatatgtatatattttctttgagaataTTTTTTACATAatcttaaatttatttattttttattaaatataagAATTTCTAAATTGGCATCAACTGTTGCTTTAACTATGGTGTTTTCACCGCTGATCCGAATAATAATTAACCAAGAATTCTCTGACAGAATGGTGCTGAATGGATTAGGTCTTTTTTTATCCGGATCCTTACATGCAGCAATTGGTTGATGGATACATGTCATCATCCtgtgattaaaataaaaaagaacgactcaaggaagaagaagagaagggagagggaggaggcgGTGGAGCAAGAgaatgagaaggagaagaggggataGAAAAACAGGCTTTGATTCCAAGAAATTTGTCCAGAATTTTCTCATAGATATGTACTCCAAATGTGGGTCTGTGAGTACTGCATACAAAATATTCAACAGCATTCATAGGGAAAAGCATTATGACATGGAATTCCATGGTTGGTAAATTTGCACAAAATGATGGAGTGCCATGATAGGTTGCTATGGAATGTATGGCCACAGCTATGCTGCGATGTCCCTCTTCTCACAAATGCTTAGTTCAGATATAAAACCAAATGAAATAACCTTAATGGATATTCTTTCTGCCTGCAATCTTGAGGAGGGGAAAATACAATTTTATTCTAATGGGGGATTACAGTGTGAGCCCAGCTTGCATAATTTTTCTTATATGCTTGACCTTCTAAGTAGAGTTGGTGATTTAGATGGAGCAGTTGtattcatcaaaatcaatgcCAGTTCCTGCAAATGCTAGTGTTTGGAGCGAGTGCTCTTCTAAATGGATGACGTATCCACCATAGAATATATCTGATCAGAAACATTGAGGTAAACTTTTTTAGACATTAGAAAAAATAATTCAGGATATTATATATTACTATATAATATATGGGGAATTATTAACGTAACAAGGGTatgttatttatccaaacataaaTAGACATCAATTACCCCTTTAAAACTATAGTTAGCATACAATTGGAAATAAATTTATAAGGATAATTAAGTAAAATCACATTCACATTtagaaattaaacaaaaaatcagaaacaaagCAAGAACTTTAACTAGAATTAGGGTAAGATCGTAATAGAGTACAAACCCTGCTTTGCTGCAAACCCCAACCTCACCCCGCCGTGGAAGAACCCTGTGAAGAACCCAAGCTTCACCTTGTCATGGAAGAGGAACCCTGCTGCGACCTCTAAGGCTCTGACTCCCTGCTGCTCAGGTGAGGCTCATCCCGCCGATTTGGGAAGGTAAGGTCTCCGCCGATCTGTTGAACCCTCCTGCGACCTCTAATGATCTGTTTGTTGATCCCGCCGATTTTGTGAAGTCCGTGAATTAGTACATCGGCAAATACAGAAACACTGATTCTAATATGACTTTTACACATTGGTACTCGCCAATTTGGTTACAGTTTTAAATTAATTAGTTAGATTTGGTTGCCTATGTTCATGTTTGTCAGTATTATACATAGTTCCTGTTCAGATGAATTAAGTCTAAGTGTCTGACTGCCTTGTCCAAAATCATGGAAAAACTGCATGAATAACACATGAGAGCTTGCCTATTAATGCATGATCAGTCTGAAGGTCACTTGAATGTAGTTTGGAAGATTTTGAGATGTCGGTTGCCATGGTTTATTTATGTTGAAGGTGCCGATTTCGAATTGGTCGGCTTTAACAATGCAGATTTGGCTATTGCCTTTCACATGGGCTCAGCAGTGGTTTGTTGGTGTAGTAGACAACTATTCTCCACTCTCATCCACTCAAGAAAATGAAGTAAAGAAACTTGCAAAACACTCCATTCACTACTGGGGTTCAGTGTTCCTAGTGTTTCTCTAGGCTGAGTAAGAGGATGACTCAGTTGCACTGATGCTGAGTTTTTGAGATACCTAACTCCTTAAATACTTGCAGTTCTGTGCTGACTTTGAACTCTTGGGAGACCCCTTAAAGTATTCAAGGGAAGTAAATCAATTGAGACAAGCAAAAAGGTCAGAGTTCTTGACCAATTTTTCCAGACCAGGGTTAAAATGAGTTTCTTAAGAGCATATTTTGCTCAGTAGAGGATGAATCAGGATCAGGATCAACACTTGTGCATGATAGGGCCATTCTAATTAGAAAAAGGCAACCATCCTGCTGCTATTGTGACCATCAACCTTGTGTTGCTATTTCTGTAAGATTCTCTATCTGATCTCAATTCTGTGTTGTTGCTATGATTCTTCCTTGGATGTCTGAATCTGAGTGCTAATCTGATTTTAGTTTTAACATCAAGATATTGAATTGAACTCCAGATTGGATTCCTGTTTTCAAAACTCAAGAGTTTTGATTGAATTCAAGAATCATAGTTTAAGTCCACTTCTTCAAACTTTTTTCTAGTTCTGAATTGTTAAACCTGATATCTGCTACTGTTTATAATTCCATATTAGAGGTTATTCCTCGATTCATATGCTAAGGGAAAAGGTTCAGTACTAATGCCTCATACTGGATCAcataattttaaaagaaaatgtcCCCGATTTGTTTCACTGTGAGAGTTTATTAGTACTATAATAGTCAAACTAGAGTATGAGAAGAATTTTCTTTACCTTTTCCTCTCTACTATTAAATGGATCTTTGCTTTTTGGGTTCCCTTCCCAACTAAGAAGGTTGAGAGACAAACACCCCAGAGCCCATTCCATACTTACCAGATTCTATAGCATTGGATTAGTGAAAGGCAAggattttcaaaagaaaaactaaaactaaggcCCAAAAACCTTTGCCTGTGGCAGTTACTCTCCTTCTATTAATCAACATAGTCTTTACTcataagaagaggaagaaagagaaccaaacAGCTCAACAATGAAGAGATTATACTTTTTAAAAGAATCATCATTATTACCAACAGCCGAAATCTCTGCATTATGATCTTGTGAGCAAGTATGTGCCAATGCAGCAACACAAAAATGCAtttaataactttttttttaatatatattggATTAAACTAACATGGTTTTAATTGATGTAGGTGAATCTTcagctcaaaaaggaagagcaacTAGTTTTTTACCAagagatgatggttcgagtccATCAAGATTCTCATGTTGATTaatttaatgaaatttctttcaaattctgACCTTGGGATTGTTGTATTCCTTTCAGagttacctttttttttgtaagtgtGAGTCATGGCCTTAGAATTGttgtgtttttttaattttattttaagtattaTTAGTGCTTGTGGAGAAAACAGATCTGGGTTATGCTCATCAATCCATGTTCTTAATCCTTCATTCTAAGCTTGAATTAGTTTTGTCTTACATTCAGCTAGATTTAGTTTTGATCttaataaaaataggaaaaaaaaagaatttccaTTCCAGCTCAACTAGACTTTATCTCATTATTGTGGGGTTTATTCTCTGTGATAGCAGGAGCTCATGGAAGCTTGGTGTCACTGAGAAAAAAAAGTCGGAAGAATTAGTTTTAGTTATTAAATGCTCTGCTATTTTGGGTGTAGATCCATGAAGAATTAAGTACTACCCACTTTCACTTATTACTTAGGCATATTTAAGTAAAGTTTGGCATCTTGGACAAACTTTTGAAAATTAGATCAACTAATGCAAATTttgatgaaaaagaagaaatatttttcagatttattaAACTTGGTTTACTTTGGTCACCCGTGGGATACTAGAGTCATTTAGGGTAAACTGATGAATTCT encodes:
- the LOC122672870 gene encoding probable mitochondrial saccharopine dehydrogenase-like oxidoreductase At5g39410 codes for the protein MEEPLHHHYDLVILGASGFTGKYVVREALKFLNTPSSPLKTIALAGRDPAKVDEALKWAAQLASPPSIPIIKADVSDPTSLRELCSRTKLVLNCVGPFRLYGEPVVSACVEAGCDYLDITGEPEFMERMEAIYHEKAMEKGSLVVSACGYDSVPAELGLMFNSRQWEPPAVPYRVEAYLNLESKKRIVGNIGTFESAVLGVANMKQLQELRRSRPRRARLAIPGPPPPTGPIIEHQKTIDLWALRLPSADSIVVRRTLATLTENPHGLPGVDEGEEQMECRKNFWSKVKPAHFGVKIGFKSLLGIIPIIIVGIFIGLFGRISFGRRLLLKFPSIFSLGGFRKTGPTEEEVESASFKMWFIGHGYSDGSLASQGNRKPDTEIITRVMGPEIGYLTTPIILLQCALTVLNRRNNLPRGGVFPPGIVFGPTDLQEGLQQNGISFDIISKKALPV